Within Chelatococcus sp. HY11, the genomic segment TCGACGAAAGGCACGTCTCGTCCATGAAGCGCGCTGCCAAATGAGGGCGCTTCGCCAGACGGGTGCTTCCCGCGGCGGACCGATCAGCAATCGGCATGGGGTTGGATCCTGCGTCAAAATGGAAGAAGGGATAGGCGGCGTTTATCTCCGATCGTCAGCGCAGCCTTGCGTGCACCAAAACCCGCAAGTGGCCGATCGCCGCGCCCGTACATGGATTCTTCCAAGGACTCATGAGTTCCCCCCGCCATCGCTACCGCTCGTTTTCCAAGATCGAGCGGCTCACAATCCTGATTGTGTTCTTGCCCCGTTCAGATTGAGAGTAGGCTAAGCCTTTGCGCCCGGCTATCGCGATATGTGCGACTTTTGGTATCCAGCAACCAATCAATCGGCTCGGCAATTCTGCGAGCGTGGCATGTCCAAACGGAACGGATAGGCCTAGAGAAACTCATAGGCCGCGAAGAGCGCGAGGCCGATGAGAACGGCGATCGTGACTTTTGACAGCAGGATCTTTCCGGCGATCCCCATCCATGTCCGTTCAGGATACTCGTAATCATCATTCGGTATGTGGCGCATGGGGCGTCTCCGCTTTGTCCTGAGCAACAAGCATAGAACATCCCGTGGAAAAAGCGCAGCGACGAGGATCATACCCGCCAAGGCCTTATCAGTACCAACCGGACCGTCGCGGTAGCCGCAAGATTGGGATCGATCGCCTAGAAGTGGGACGCTGCGCCCATCTCACAGGCACCTCAAAGGGATAAAAGAGCCACAGCGTGTGTCGTCCTGTGGTGGCGTGCATCTGTCGTGCGGATGCCCGCTGCGCTGACACGCGTCCACGAAGCTTCTGCCACTTGGGCCGCAGGGCGGCTCGCCAAGATCATGAACCTGACTATCCCATGATGAGAAGAAGAGTGGGCTGAGGCAAGCGTTTTCACGGAGTAAGAGGTCTCAAATGTCAGTCTCGCGTCGCACTGCGCTTGCAGTGTTTCTGTCCGGTGCCATTCTTGTTCCCGCGGCCGGCTTCGTCGGCCCGGCCATGGCGCAGGCCATCTCCGTTCGCGGTCTTGGTCCGACCACCGTCCAAACCGAACGCGTGCGCGTGGTTTCCGTCGATCGTGGTACCCGGAACGTGGTCGTGGAACGGGGTGGCCGCCAGTGGCGGATAACCGTGCCGGCCGCTTTCGGCAGCCTGGCTGCTTTGCGCCGTCGTGATCGTCTCGATATCAACCGAGTCGAAAGTGCGATCGTCGCCGTTACGCGCGCCGCGCCCGGTGCAAGGCCGGATGTCTTCCTGACCGAGACCGCCAACAACGGGACTTTCGATAATCTGCCCGCGCGCTGGGTGGTCCGCAGCGTGACCGTGACCGCCGAGTTCACGCGTCTCGATGGTGGGGTCGTGCACTATATCGGGCCGGAGGGGGCACGCACCATCCGCGTCGTCGATCCGACCGTAATCACCGCGCTGAGCACCTTGCGCCGCGGCGACATGATCAATCTGGTCTTTACGGAGGCTACGCAGATCGTGCTCACGCCCCGTCGTCTCTGACGCTCCCGCATGGAGAGCTGGGAAACTCCGGCCGCTTGTGCAGGGGCCGGAGTTTCCGCGCGATCCTGGCGAGAGCAGGCTCACGCACATCGATTCGCTCTCAGCATTCCTGATAGCGGCGGCCGCGGTAGACATAGCTGCGGCAGGTGGGGGTCGTTGCGTTGCCGACGATGGCGCCGCCAACACCGCCAATGGCCGCGCCGGCGAGAGCGCCGCCCGCCGTGCCCGACGCAAGGCCGCCAACGAGCGCGCCAGCACCGGCGCCGATGGCGGCGCCGCCGATGGTCCGGTCGGTGCGGTCATTGGGGTTGCAGGCGGCCAGTCCAACGGCGATCAGGCCGAGGGCGATGAAACGCTTCATGTCATATCTCCTAGCTGACGTGATATGAGCACGAATTATCATGATTTTTTGGTAGTGAGAATGCGGAATTTTCGTTTCATGGCAGGGTCGAAAAGTTAAATTTATGTACGTGGCCGTTTTTTATTTGCTTTTATAGCAACGGTCCTGTGATTCTCTTGGTATATGCGCGCCGGCCTGCCGGGCTTGTTCGGATCGATCCTAGAAGAGGTGACGGCCTGGGCCGTCCAAGCGAGTCCGACTTGCGCGGTGAAGCGCGCGATAACTGGCCTTGCCACTGGCGCGTCCATGACATAGGCCGTCCTTGAGGCAGGGCTCACATTCCCCGCCGACGTTTACTTGCAGATCGATCCCTGAAGGTCTTCCGCATGCTCGGTTTTATCGGCAAGACGCTGAAGCGCGGAGCCATTGTGCTCGTGATCGTCGCGGCGTCGCTCTTCGGCCTGCGCGTCTACGACATCCAGCGAGGACCGCCGCTCGAGCCCTGGCATACCTTCGTGCCCCACGAGTTGTCGATCAAGGAGCTCGATCGCGCTGACTGGACGGGATATCTGAAGGCGGAAAATGATATCTTTTCCGCAGTGCGGACCGAGGTGACGCAGAAGCTGCCGGCCCGGGATCGGGTTCCGGTAAATCGCTATTTCGACGGCAGCGCCATCCATCCCGCGCATTTCAAGCAGGACTGGAACCGCTCCTTCATCCTGGAGCCGGATGGCGAGCCGGTCGGCGTCGCCGTTTTTCTCCACGGCCTGACGGATTCGCCCTATAGCCTGCTCCATCTCGCGCGCCACTACCGCGACCGTGGCTTCCTGGCGATCGCCATACGCCTGCCGGGCCATGGCACGGTCCCCGCCGGGCTGACCGAGATCGATTGGGAGGACTGGCTCGCCGCGACGCGTCTCGCGGTCCGGGAGGCGAGGGCGCGGGTCGGTGCGCCCGCGCCGCTTCATCTCGTCGGCTATTCGAATGGCGGCGCGCTGGCCGTGATGTATGCGCTCGAAGCCCTGGAGAACAAGGAACTGGCGCGGCCAGACCGGGTCGTCCTGCTGTCGCCGATGATCGGTGTGACGGCTTTCGCGCGTTTCGCCGGACTGGCGGGCCTGCCGGCTATCCTGCCGGCCTTCGCCAAGGCGGCTTGGCTTAGCGTGCTGCCCGAGTTCAACCCCTTCAAGTACAACTCGTTTCCGGTGAACGGCGCGCGTCAGTCGCATCTGCTGAGCACCGCCGTGCAGCGCAGCGTGCAGCGGCTCGCGCGTGAGAACCGGCTGGCGGATCTAGCCCCCATCCTGACGTTCCAGTCAGTGGTGGATTTCACGGTGAGCACGCGCGCGATCGTCGCTTCGCTCTATGCCCATCTGCCCGCGAACGGCAGCGAGTTCGTGCTGTTCGATCTCAATCGGGCGACCAAGCTCGGGCCGCTTCTGAGCCCCGCCTCGGAAACGGTGGTGACCCGCCTTCTGCCGCCGTCAACCCGCAATTACCGCGTCTCGATCATCACCAATGCGAATGAGGATCAGCGCGAGGTTGTCGAGCGGGTGACGGAAGCGGGCTCAGTCGATGAGAAGGTTCGGGAGCTCGGCCTGTCCTATCCCCCTGACGTGTTCTCGCTGTCCCATATCGCGCTGCCCTTCCCGCTCACCGACTCGCTCTATGGATTGCAGCCCGATCCGGCCGAGGATTTCGGCATACGGCTCGGTGCGATCGCGGCCCATGGCGAGCGCGGGACGCTCATCATGGATCTCGACACGCTCCTGCGGATGTCGTCGAACCCCTTCTTTCCCTATGTGATCGACCGGGTCGACCAGGTGATCCGGGAACCGTCGAAAAGGGCGGCGTCCACGACGCGATAGGGCCAGAGCTGCGGGCGCTTGCTCGCCAGCGGCCTCAGGGATCTATCCGTTCCGAAGCATGAGCACACCGCCGATCAGGACGACAAGGCCGATCAGCGAAAGCCCGGCTGTCGACCAGCGGCGCAGGACCGCGTCGGCCTCAGTAATGCCGTTGATTAATCGACGAAGCATCGGCTCGCCGCTCCCAGCGAGGACGACGATGTCCCCCTCCGGTATAGCGCCCGGAAGGCGCTTCAGGCGGCTCACGATCAGCATGGCGAATGCCCCGATCAGCATCGGCCAGATGAGTTTCCACAGGGCGTCGGGCAGCAGCAGGCTCGTCACGGGCTCACCTGTAATAGCCGGATAGAGTGACCAGGGGACGACGAGCGATGCCAGCGCCACGATGAGCCAGGGCACGATCTGCCCGGCGGGCGCGAGGGACGCGGGATTGTCTTTCGTATCGCGCCTGATGGTTGCAATAAAATGAAGCATCAGCATCGTGCTGCCGGCGCCGGCCAAGGCCATGGCGCTGCCGATGAACCCGTATCCGAGCATGGGTTTCGCCGCGAGTTTTGCAAGCGCGCCGCTGGTCAAGGGCATGCCACCGAGGCTGAGCGCCAGGATCGCGGTGAGCAGGAGGACGGGCCGCAGCATCGCCCCGCCGCTGGCGGCCAGAATGCCGACCGCCAGGAAGAGCCCGCCTTTCACCAGCGTGTGGTGGACCGCGTAGTAGGCGGCGAGGCTGGTCGCGCTCCTGTCCGCATCCAGGAGCCCGACACCGAGAATGACGGCGATCAGCCCCATCTGGCTGACGGTGGAATAGGCGAGGATGGTCTTGGCGCGCGTCTGGGTTATGCCGACGGCCACGCCATAATAGGCGGTGACGAGGCCGAGGACGATCAGCAGGATTCCCCAGGAGGGCAGGCCGGCCTCGAAGGGCAGGAAGCGGATGAATCCGATCACGCCTGCCTTGACCACGATCCCGCTGAGTGCCGCCGACGCCGGCATCGGGGCGGCCGGGTGGGCGAGCGGCAGCCAGATATGCAGGGGGAACAGGCCCATCTTGAGGGCGAAGCCGAGCACGAACAGCGCGACGATCGCGTTCCGCATCGGCGATGATGGCAGTGTCGCGACCACATCCCTGATCAGGGGATTGGCATCCGCATGGCCAGCCGCGAGCATCACGAGCGCCGGTAGAAGGAAGGCTTCGCCGAACAGCGCCAGCACGACATAGATGCGGCTCGCCCTCTCGGCGCGTTCGGTCTGCTCATGGACGATGAGGCCATAGGCGGCAAGGCTCGCCAATGTGAAAAGTAGGTAGAAATTCGCGACATCGCCGACGATGAAGAGGCCGAGGCTCCCGGCGAGCGTCAGAAGCCACCAGACGGCGAAACGCGGCGCCGCCGGCTCGCGTCCGAGGTAGGATGCGGCGTAGGCACCGGCCGCCCCCCAGAGCAGCGCCGCCCCGCCGAGCAGTATGGCGCCTGGACGGTCGAGCACGAGTGATATCCGGAACGGCGATGGAAAGAAGACGATGGTTCCGTCCGGCGCGAACAGCGCCGCGAGCAGTGCCGGCAGAGGCGCGACGACGAGCAGACAGGGGACCCCTGCGCGAAAGCGCGCGGAAAGGCAGCAGAGCGCCATCGCCAGCGGCAGGAGGATCGATGCGACCAGAAGCGGGCCCTGAATTGTCATGGCGCCACCATCGCCGCAGCGTCGGCACGCCCGATCTGCAAGAAGGCAAAGGGTTGCAACGGAACGAAGCCCAGTAGAACCGCCGCGATGGCGAGAGCGAGCGCCGTCATCTCCATGCGTCGCGGGATTGCCGTTCGGATCTGGATGGGCGTCGCCGGCGTTGCCAGGGCCCGGTCGATCACGCGGAAGACGTAGCTGGCAGCGAGCAGGCCGCCGGCGAGAATGGTCGCCGCGAGCCAGGGATGACCGTTCACGACGGCGGCGGTCAGCAACAGGCATTTCGCGATGAAGCCGCCGCTCGGCGGGATGCCCATCAGGGACAACCCCGCCAGTCCAAAAGCCGCGGCGCTCATTGGCAGGGCGCGGGCGAAGCCGCCGAGCTCGGCAATGCGGTCGTGGCCGAAGGCTTCGGCGATGGCTCCCGCGGCGAGAAACATCGCGGCCTTGGCGAGCGCGTGCGAAACGAGCTGGAGCGCGCCACCCGTCCATGCAATCGTTCCCCACGCAGGCAGTTCGCCATCACCGGCTGCCAGCGGAAAGACGATGAAGAGATAGCCGATCTGGGCAACGGTGGAATAGGCGATCATCAGCTTCAGCCGCGCCTGCTTCAAGGCCATGACGCTGCAGAACAGGATCGAACTCGCCCCCATGATGGCCAGGATCTGTCCCGCGAATTGAGCGGCTTCCGGAGGGGCGACATCAAGGACGAGGCGCAGGATCAGAAACACGGGCGCCTTGATGACGAGCGCGGACAGAACGGCGCTGGCGGCCGCCGGAGCCCCGGCATGCGCGGGCGGCAGCCAGAGATGCAGCGGAAACAGGGCCGCCTTGGCGAGGAGGCCCGCGATCATCAATGCGAGCGCAGCGGAGACCGCTGGACCACCGTCGCTGATGCCCGACAGGGTCTGGAGGTCGAGCGTGCCGAAGCGGCCATAAATCAGCGCGGTCCCGAGCAGATAAAGCAGCGACCCCAGCAGCGCGAACATCAGATAGCGCAGAGCGGCCGACACGGTTGCCGCGCGGCCGTCGAGACAGACCAGCGGGACGGCCGCGAAGGTCAGAAGCTCGAGAGCGACGTAGAGATTGAACAGGTCCTCGCCGAGGAAGACGACGTTCAGCGCGCTCCACGTCGCCATGAGCAGGATCCAGAACGTGGTCGGCGCCCTGCCGTGCCGCTTGTCCAGCACGAGCCCGTACTGGGCCTGCGCGAAGAGGCCGGCTGCCGTTATCACCACGGCTGTCATCGCGAGCATGGTCGCCGAGAGACCGTCGGCCCGCAGCGTCAATCCAAGCGGCGGTTCCCAGCCGCCGACGACATAGACGAGTGCTGTTCCGTTCCGGAAGAGTTTGACGACGATGGCGATTGAAACGACCAGCCCCGCCGCCAGCGTGACAGCAGCGACAGGGGCACTGTAGCGCGGGTTCAGGGCCAGCATCGCCAGCACGGCGCAGACGGGCATGATGACGGCCAGCACCAGCAGGAAGCCACCCGCTGAGGTGATAGGGACGAGGGCGGCTGCAAGCTGCGTCAAGGCTTGCTCCGCGGCTCAGGGTCCGGCGGCTCCCCGTTGTCGAGCGTGCTTCGGCCCGTCAGCTCGAGCAGGCGTCTCAGCAACGCGACGGCTAGCGCCGTGGCGGAGAAGGCGACGACGATGCCGGTGATGACCATGGCGTGGGGGACGGGATCGCCCGCAAATCCCGCTGCCGCGCCGCGGCGGGCGACGACACCGAAAACGAGGAATATGCCGGCTCCGAGCAGGTTGAATCCGACAATCCGCCGCAGCAGGCTCGGGTGGGTCAGAACAACGAAAAGACCTATGCCGACGAGGGCTGCTCCACACAGGCCGAAGAGCGTGGTTGGGGCGAGCACGGCGGTCATGGCTCACGCGCCTTCTGCGCCGGACCTGCCACCAGCATCGCCAAGGTCACGCCGATCGACAGGGTCAAGGCGGCCTCGATGACGAGGATCAGGGGTTTGGCAATCGCCTCCGGATAGGCCAGGAAGCCGTCGGCGATGATGAAGCCGATGAGGCCGACAGCGAGGAACAGGGCGGGGCCGCCGACCAGGAGCAGCCGCAGCGTCTTGAGCG encodes:
- a CDS encoding glycine zipper domain-containing protein → MKRFIALGLIAVGLAACNPNDRTDRTIGGAAIGAGAGALVGGLASGTAGGALAGAAIGGVGGAIVGNATTPTCRSYVYRGRRYQEC
- a CDS encoding NADH-quinone oxidoreductase subunit K — protein: MTAVLAPTTLFGLCGAALVGIGLFVVLTHPSLLRRIVGFNLLGAGIFLVFGVVARRGAAAGFAGDPVPHAMVITGIVVAFSATALAVALLRRLLELTGRSTLDNGEPPDPEPRSKP
- a CDS encoding proton-conducting transporter membrane subunit; the encoded protein is MTIQGPLLVASILLPLAMALCCLSARFRAGVPCLLVVAPLPALLAALFAPDGTIVFFPSPFRISLVLDRPGAILLGGAALLWGAAGAYAASYLGREPAAPRFAVWWLLTLAGSLGLFIVGDVANFYLLFTLASLAAYGLIVHEQTERAERASRIYVVLALFGEAFLLPALVMLAAGHADANPLIRDVVATLPSSPMRNAIVALFVLGFALKMGLFPLHIWLPLAHPAAPMPASAALSGIVVKAGVIGFIRFLPFEAGLPSWGILLIVLGLVTAYYGVAVGITQTRAKTILAYSTVSQMGLIAVILGVGLLDADRSATSLAAYYAVHHTLVKGGLFLAVGILAASGGAMLRPVLLLTAILALSLGGMPLTSGALAKLAAKPMLGYGFIGSAMALAGAGSTMLMLHFIATIRRDTKDNPASLAPAGQIVPWLIVALASLVVPWSLYPAITGEPVTSLLLPDALWKLIWPMLIGAFAMLIVSRLKRLPGAIPEGDIVVLAGSGEPMLRRLINGITEADAVLRRWSTAGLSLIGLVVLIGGVLMLRNG
- a CDS encoding alpha/beta hydrolase: MLGFIGKTLKRGAIVLVIVAASLFGLRVYDIQRGPPLEPWHTFVPHELSIKELDRADWTGYLKAENDIFSAVRTEVTQKLPARDRVPVNRYFDGSAIHPAHFKQDWNRSFILEPDGEPVGVAVFLHGLTDSPYSLLHLARHYRDRGFLAIAIRLPGHGTVPAGLTEIDWEDWLAATRLAVREARARVGAPAPLHLVGYSNGGALAVMYALEALENKELARPDRVVLLSPMIGVTAFARFAGLAGLPAILPAFAKAAWLSVLPEFNPFKYNSFPVNGARQSHLLSTAVQRSVQRLARENRLADLAPILTFQSVVDFTVSTRAIVASLYAHLPANGSEFVLFDLNRATKLGPLLSPASETVVTRLLPPSTRNYRVSIITNANEDQREVVERVTEAGSVDEKVRELGLSYPPDVFSLSHIALPFPLTDSLYGLQPDPAEDFGIRLGAIAAHGERGTLIMDLDTLLRMSSNPFFPYVIDRVDQVIREPSKRAASTTR
- a CDS encoding proton-conducting transporter membrane subunit, with the protein product MTQLAAALVPITSAGGFLLVLAVIMPVCAVLAMLALNPRYSAPVAAVTLAAGLVVSIAIVVKLFRNGTALVYVVGGWEPPLGLTLRADGLSATMLAMTAVVITAAGLFAQAQYGLVLDKRHGRAPTTFWILLMATWSALNVVFLGEDLFNLYVALELLTFAAVPLVCLDGRAATVSAALRYLMFALLGSLLYLLGTALIYGRFGTLDLQTLSGISDGGPAVSAALALMIAGLLAKAALFPLHLWLPPAHAGAPAAASAVLSALVIKAPVFLILRLVLDVAPPEAAQFAGQILAIMGASSILFCSVMALKQARLKLMIAYSTVAQIGYLFIVFPLAAGDGELPAWGTIAWTGGALQLVSHALAKAAMFLAAGAIAEAFGHDRIAELGGFARALPMSAAAFGLAGLSLMGIPPSGGFIAKCLLLTAAVVNGHPWLAATILAGGLLAASYVFRVIDRALATPATPIQIRTAIPRRMEMTALALAIAAVLLGFVPLQPFAFLQIGRADAAAMVAP